GGATAAATCACAATCTCACCGCCTGCCATGCCTTTACCGACATAGTCGTTGGCATCGCCTTCAAGCTCAATATGTAGGCCGCCAGCATTCCAAACGCCTAAGCTTTGACCCGCGGTACCCGTTAGATGCAGCTTAATAGGCATGTCGCTCATACCAAGATTGCCCCATACTTGCGCAATCTCACCTGAGATACGGGCGCCAATAGAGCGATCACAGTTACCGACATAGTAGCTATAGTCACCGCCATTGCCTTTACGGATATTGAGCAGCATATCACTGATCATCTGCTCAGCAAGTAAGCCTTTGTCAAATGGCTCATTACGCTCAACCTGACAGGTTTGAGCTTTGCCGCTACTGGCAGGATGACTAAATAGTAATGGCGTTAAGTCAAGATGACGTTGCTTATCCGTATTGCCTTCTAGCACTTCAAGCAAGTCAGTACGTCCGACCAGCTCTTCCATACTGCGTACACCAAGCGCGGCTAACCACTCACGTGTTTCAGTCGCCACAAACTTGAAGAAGTTAATGAGCATCTCAGCTTCACCAATGAAGTGCTTATCACGTAGCTCAGCTTTTTGGGTTGCAACGCCAGTTGGGCAGTTATTAAGATGACAGATACGCAAGTATTTACAACCAACGGCAATCATAGGCGTAGTACCGAAACCGAAGCTTTCTGCGCCAAGGATAGCGGCTTTTACTACGTCAAGACCTGTTTTGAGACCGCCATCAGTTTGGATACGTACCTTATCGCGCAGACCATTAACTCTTAGCGACTGATGAGTCTCAGCCAAACCTAACTCCCATGGCGATCCGGCATGATGAATAGATGACAATGGCGAAGCTGCGGTACCACCATCATAACCTGAGATGGTAATTAAATCGGCGTAGGCTTTTGCCACGCCTGTCGCGATAGTTCCTACTCCTGGACGGGAGACTAATTTAACCGATACCAAAGCATCAGGATTGACTTGTTTTAAATCAAAGATTAGCTGGGCTAAATCTTCAATAGAATAAATATCATGATGCGGCGGCGGTGAAATCAAAGTCACCCCCGGTACCGAATAACGCAAACGTGCAATCAAAGCATTAACCTTGCCACCCGGTAGCTGACCACCCTCGCCCGGTTTCGCACCTTGCGCAACTTTAATCTGCATGACTTCCGCTGAACGTAAATACGCAGGTGTAACCCCAAAACGACCAGAGGCAATTTGTTTGATTTTGGAGTTGCGCAAAGTGCCATAACGTACTGGATCTTCACCGCCCTCACCAGAGTTTGAACGCCCGCCAATGGTATTCATTGCCATAGCAATTGACTCATGCGCCTCAGGTGATAGCGCACCTAACGACATACCAGCAGAGTCAAAGCGCGTTAAAATCTTTGCAGTATCTTCAACTTCATTAATATCAATACTATTATCCGTTTTAAGCTGCAATAAATCACGCAAGGTCGCAACCGGACGACTATTGACCAAATCAGCATACTGACGATAATTGTCATAATCACCAGTACGAACTGCGGTATGCAAGCTGTTGATCACATCGGGATTAAAAGCATGATATTCTTTATTAAAGACAAACTTGAGCAAACCACCTTGATCAAGTGGCGCACGGCGCTTAAAGGCATTTGCAGCTAACTGTGCTTGGTCCGCAGCCAAATCTTCAAAAGTCGCCCCCTTAATCCGGCTTTGCACGCCTTTAAAGCACAAGCTCACGACTTCTTCAGAGAGCCCAACCGCTTCAAATAATTGCGCACCGCGATAAGAGACAATGGTAGAGATTCCCATTTTTGATAAAATTTTCAGCAAGCCTTTATCCAAGCCTTTACGGAAATTAACCCGTGCTTGAATCGGATCGCCAAGTAGCTCACCAGTCGCGACCAAATCATCAATAACATCATAAGCTAAGTATGGATAGATGCAGGTCGCGCCAAAGCCAATCAATACCGCCACTTGATGCGAATCACGTGCCAGACCGGTCTCAACAATTAAGTTAGCATCAGTACGAATACCTTGCGCAATGAGATAATGATGTACCGCACCAGTCACCATAATGGCATTAGCAGGTACTTTATCCGCATCAATGTCTTTATCAGATAACACAATCAAAGTGTTACCAGCACGAATAGCGCTCGCCACTTGCTCACAGATAGCGATGATGGCATCAGATAGCTCTAGAGTGCGCTCATAGTTTAAGTCAATGCGTACCATTTGAAACGCAGGGTCATTCAAGGTTTCAAGCTGCTGCATCTTACTGGCTGACAAGACTGGCGACGATAAAATAATACGATGCGCGTCTCTCGCTGATGGTGCAAACACATTGGTTTGGGCACCGAGACAAGTTTGGAGCGACATCACGATAGACTCACGCAGCGGGTCAATCGGTGGATTGGTTACCTGTGCGAATTGCTGACGGAAGAAGTCACCAACATGGCGAATTTGCTGCGATAATACCGCCATTGGCGTATCATCACCCATCGAACCGACTGGCTCTTGAGCATTTTCGGCATTGGGGCGAATGATTTCAGTACGCTCTTCATTAGTAATGTGATACATTTTTTGCAGTGCTTTTAACTTATCACCGCGGCATGCTTGCGCTGCTAGCTCTTCTTCTAAACGCTCATCATCACGAATGCGTTTCGCTTCTTCACGTAACCATTTACGATAGGGATGAGCTTTTTTGAGTAAGGTGGCAATGGCCTTAGTATCCAAAATCTGACCAGTCAAAGTATCAATGACCAGCATTTGACCCGGGCCGACACGACCTTTTGCCAGCACATCTTTAGGATCATAATCCCAAACGCCAATCTCAGAAGCAACGGTGATATAGCCGTTCTTAGTCGTCACCCAGCGTGACGGACGCAGACCATTACGATCAAGCATACAGACTGCATAGCGTCCATCTTGAATCACTAGACCTGCTGGTCCATCCCATGCTTCCATATGCTGCGAGTAAAATTCATAAAACGCGCGCAAGTCCATATCCATGCTATCGACATTTTGCCAAGCTGGCGGCACCAAAATCGACATCGCATGGAACAGATTCATACCCCCTGACATGAGCACTTCAAGCATATTGTCTAAGCTTGATGAGTCAGAACCAGTACTGTTGACCAGTGGTGTCAATTCATTCAAATTGGGCAGTTTGTCTGATTTTAACTTTGGCGTACGTGCTTCAGACCAGTTACGATTACCAGTAATCGTATTGAGCTCACCATTATGAGCAAGATAGCGAAATGGCTGTGCCAACGGCCAGCGCGGTAACGTATTGGTTGAAAAGCGCTGATGAAATACCACAATATGCGAAGCTAACCGCTCATCTTGTAAATCTAAAAAGAAAGCTGGCAGATCTGACGGCATCACCAGACCTTTATAAATAATAGTTTGGCAACTTAATGAACATACATAAAACAGCTCATCATCGATTAAGCGTTGCTCTGCTTTTTTACGAGCGACAAACAATTTGCGGTTAAAATCGTCTGCAGCTAGATCTTCGGTTGTATTGACAAAAACTTGCTTGAAATCTGGCAGCGTCTC
The nucleotide sequence above comes from Psychrobacter sp. P2G3. Encoded proteins:
- the gltB gene encoding glutamate synthase large subunit, translated to MSMISSHTHLATPDDFSDNCGFGLIAHIEGQASHNLVKTAIHSLSCMTHRGGVAADGRTGDGCGLLLATPTTFFKSIAEEQGFAITGNFAVGMVFVNVDNDKAQHSQQVLSDEITAQGLEVAGWRDVPLDLSIVGEIGRETLPDFKQVFVNTTEDLAADDFNRKLFVARKKAEQRLIDDELFYVCSLSCQTIIYKGLVMPSDLPAFFLDLQDERLASHIVVFHQRFSTNTLPRWPLAQPFRYLAHNGELNTITGNRNWSEARTPKLKSDKLPNLNELTPLVNSTGSDSSSLDNMLEVLMSGGMNLFHAMSILVPPAWQNVDSMDMDLRAFYEFYSQHMEAWDGPAGLVIQDGRYAVCMLDRNGLRPSRWVTTKNGYITVASEIGVWDYDPKDVLAKGRVGPGQMLVIDTLTGQILDTKAIATLLKKAHPYRKWLREEAKRIRDDERLEEELAAQACRGDKLKALQKMYHITNEERTEIIRPNAENAQEPVGSMGDDTPMAVLSQQIRHVGDFFRQQFAQVTNPPIDPLRESIVMSLQTCLGAQTNVFAPSARDAHRIILSSPVLSASKMQQLETLNDPAFQMVRIDLNYERTLELSDAIIAICEQVASAIRAGNTLIVLSDKDIDADKVPANAIMVTGAVHHYLIAQGIRTDANLIVETGLARDSHQVAVLIGFGATCIYPYLAYDVIDDLVATGELLGDPIQARVNFRKGLDKGLLKILSKMGISTIVSYRGAQLFEAVGLSEEVVSLCFKGVQSRIKGATFEDLAADQAQLAANAFKRRAPLDQGGLLKFVFNKEYHAFNPDVINSLHTAVRTGDYDNYRQYADLVNSRPVATLRDLLQLKTDNSIDINEVEDTAKILTRFDSAGMSLGALSPEAHESIAMAMNTIGGRSNSGEGGEDPVRYGTLRNSKIKQIASGRFGVTPAYLRSAEVMQIKVAQGAKPGEGGQLPGGKVNALIARLRYSVPGVTLISPPPHHDIYSIEDLAQLIFDLKQVNPDALVSVKLVSRPGVGTIATGVAKAYADLITISGYDGGTAASPLSSIHHAGSPWELGLAETHQSLRVNGLRDKVRIQTDGGLKTGLDVVKAAILGAESFGFGTTPMIAVGCKYLRICHLNNCPTGVATQKAELRDKHFIGEAEMLINFFKFVATETREWLAALGVRSMEELVGRTDLLEVLEGNTDKQRHLDLTPLLFSHPASSGKAQTCQVERNEPFDKGLLAEQMISDMLLNIRKGNGGDYSYYVGNCDRSIGARISGEIAQVWGNLGMSDMPIKLHLTGTAGQSLGVWNAGGLHIELEGDANDYVGKGMAGGEIVIYPPKGSSFTAHDTAIIGNTCLYGATGGKLYAAGTAGERFGVRNSGAHAVIEGTGDHCCEYMTGGIITVLGRTGLNFGAGMTGGFAYVLDMEGDFFDRCNHELIDLNRISSEQTEEHRIHLHQVIEAHVDKTGSAWGQTILADFEHYVRKFYLVKPKAANVATLLKTTTADPQ